The following proteins are encoded in a genomic region of Prosthecobacter sp. SYSU 5D2:
- a CDS encoding DUF1080 domain-containing protein yields the protein MKTPFFLSLVAALSLSAQAEDGWQHWFKDSLGDAEIVSGQATYTVENGILTGTTVEGSGNTFLTKGPFKDFELEFQVKTDDQLNSGVQVRSKITKEGDPVLDGSKKGQPLPAGRMYGPQCEIAINGTAGDFYDEARRATWWSIITGTEAVRTEEAKAAFKKGDWNHYRIVVKGDHYQSFVNGVKTADFTQPNDPEGHIGFQVHGIKKGSGPYKVQWKEVKFKAL from the coding sequence ATGAAAACCCCATTTTTCCTTTCCCTCGTGGCTGCCCTATCCCTCAGCGCTCAAGCTGAAGACGGTTGGCAGCATTGGTTCAAAGACAGCCTTGGCGATGCCGAAATTGTCAGCGGCCAGGCCACCTACACTGTCGAAAACGGCATCCTCACCGGCACTACGGTGGAGGGCAGCGGTAATACCTTCCTCACCAAAGGTCCCTTCAAAGACTTCGAACTGGAGTTTCAGGTGAAGACCGATGACCAGCTAAATTCCGGGGTCCAGGTGCGCAGCAAGATCACCAAGGAGGGTGATCCTGTTCTCGATGGCAGCAAAAAAGGCCAGCCACTGCCCGCCGGGCGCATGTATGGTCCCCAGTGCGAGATCGCCATCAATGGCACCGCCGGCGATTTTTATGACGAAGCCCGCCGTGCTACCTGGTGGAGCATCATCACCGGTACCGAAGCCGTCCGCACGGAAGAAGCCAAAGCCGCCTTCAAAAAGGGCGACTGGAACCACTACCGCATCGTCGTCAAAGGCGATCATTACCAGAGCTTCGTCAACGGCGTGAAAACCGCCGACTTCACCCAGCCCAATGACCCCGAAGGTCACATCGGCTTCCAGGTCCATGGTATCAAAAAGGGTTCCGGCCCCTACAAGGTGCAATGGAAAGAAGTGAAATTCAAAGCCCTGTAA
- a CDS encoding DoxX family membrane protein, which produces MIEHIGGNPAANQVPLGSLFKTIVILRMGAGLLLLTQHGWVAAQGAYEFLWEEKAWDWVKAFSDVGLPYPTLLAPTMAILVAVVAVSWCVGFLTRLFSVVFMPVALGVITLAGPAYMEVGWLYLLISITLLLYGSGAVSIDRLFRLGQSWGQPKKAKW; this is translated from the coding sequence ATGATCGAACACATCGGCGGCAATCCGGCCGCGAACCAAGTACCGCTGGGCAGCCTGTTTAAAACCATCGTCATCCTGCGGATGGGGGCGGGGCTGCTGCTGCTGACGCAGCATGGGTGGGTGGCCGCACAGGGGGCCTATGAATTTTTATGGGAGGAAAAAGCCTGGGACTGGGTGAAGGCCTTCAGCGACGTGGGACTGCCCTACCCTACCCTGCTGGCACCGACGATGGCCATCCTGGTGGCGGTCGTGGCGGTGAGCTGGTGTGTGGGCTTCCTCACCCGACTGTTCTCCGTGGTGTTTATGCCGGTGGCCCTTGGCGTGATCACCCTGGCCGGACCTGCCTATATGGAAGTGGGCTGGCTGTATTTGCTGATCTCCATCACCCTGCTGCTTTACGGCTCCGGTGCAGTCTCGATTGACCGGCTGTTCCGTCTGGGGCAGAGCTGGGGGCAGCCGAAGAAGGCCAAGTGGTGA
- the ruvC gene encoding crossover junction endodeoxyribonuclease RuvC, producing MSIPIRVRQPARTQAIAAPLAVERVLAIDPALRNTGWAILEKTGRDLKAIAYGTISNSPKLLHSGCLVAIREQLQEVIRQHAPTVCAIEATIYVQSFKTAIVLGTARAACLIAAAEHGLAIYEYAPKEVKQAAVGRGAAQKDQVAFMIRSMLRLRETPPPDAADALAVGIAHFQNSDAHAVTAREAKRV from the coding sequence ATGAGCATCCCCATCCGAGTCCGGCAGCCAGCACGCACACAGGCAATAGCCGCCCCTTTGGCCGTGGAACGGGTGCTGGCCATTGACCCGGCACTGCGCAATACCGGCTGGGCCATCCTGGAAAAAACAGGGCGGGATTTAAAGGCCATCGCCTACGGAACGATCTCCAACTCGCCCAAGCTGCTGCATTCAGGCTGTCTGGTGGCCATCCGGGAGCAGTTGCAGGAGGTCATCCGCCAGCATGCTCCGACCGTGTGCGCGATCGAGGCGACGATTTATGTGCAGAGCTTTAAAACGGCCATCGTGCTGGGCACGGCAAGGGCTGCATGCCTCATTGCCGCAGCAGAGCATGGGCTGGCTATTTATGAGTATGCGCCCAAAGAGGTGAAGCAGGCAGCGGTGGGGCGTGGAGCTGCGCAAAAGGACCAGGTGGCCTTCATGATCCGCTCCATGCTGCGCCTGCGGGAAACGCCGCCCCCCGATGCGGCGGATGCGCTGGCAGTGGGCATCGCCCACTTTCAAAATTCGGATGCTCACGCAGTGACCGCGCGTGAGGCGAAGAGGGTTTGA